One genomic segment of Erysipelotrichaceae bacterium 66202529 includes these proteins:
- a CDS encoding LacI family DNA-binding transcriptional regulator encodes MKRITIYDVAKEADVSLATVSRVINGSEVVREDTRIKVQEAIEKLGYKPNAIAQGLALQKTTTIALIVPEASYFYTGQIINGLIDVAKIYKYNIMLHTTTEGITEMNDIIENIIKSRVDGVVIFNDKLNKEELNQLTRYQVPIVVIGNKMSDDTVGSVYVDYANLVYEYASGCIKQGKKNIALVEDRKNPQMIEQLLEGLNRAFDEAGMKFENFIEIPKEYRSSYLFLKEYMKQGIRHDVVITYRDSQAMAVMNTAKEAGISIPDEMELICILDSKYNAMARPQISGFKIPDYDLGAVAMRLLTKMLHDENEVTDKEIELSYIFTPRKSTK; translated from the coding sequence ATGAAAAGAATTACGATTTATGATGTAGCAAAAGAAGCCGATGTATCTCTGGCAACAGTATCCCGTGTAATCAACGGTTCAGAGGTCGTACGTGAGGATACCCGCATCAAGGTGCAGGAAGCCATTGAAAAGCTGGGGTATAAGCCAAATGCGATCGCACAGGGACTGGCATTGCAGAAAACCACGACCATTGCCCTGATTGTGCCGGAAGCAAGCTATTTCTATACCGGACAGATCATCAACGGGTTGATTGACGTGGCAAAAATATATAAATACAACATCATGCTGCATACCACAACTGAGGGTATCACGGAAATGAATGATATCATTGAAAATATCATCAAATCCCGTGTGGACGGTGTTGTGATTTTCAATGACAAGCTGAATAAGGAAGAGCTGAATCAGCTGACACGGTATCAGGTTCCAATCGTTGTCATCGGTAATAAAATGAGCGATGATACTGTGGGCAGTGTCTATGTTGATTATGCAAATCTTGTATATGAATATGCAAGCGGCTGCATTAAGCAGGGAAAGAAAAACATTGCTCTGGTAGAGGATAGAAAGAATCCGCAAATGATTGAGCAGCTATTGGAAGGATTAAATCGCGCGTTTGATGAAGCGGGTATGAAATTTGAAAATTTCATTGAAATTCCAAAGGAATACCGTTCTTCTTATCTGTTCTTGAAAGAATATATGAAGCAGGGAATTCGTCATGATGTAGTCATTACCTACCGTGATTCCCAGGCGATGGCGGTTATGAATACAGCAAAGGAAGCCGGCATCAGCATTCCGGATGAAATGGAGCTGATTTGTATTCTGGACAGCAAGTACAATGCGATGGCACGTCCGCAGATTTCCGGATTTAAGATTCCGGATTATGATCTGGGTGCTGTGGCTATGCGACTGTTGACAAAGATGCTGCATGATGAAAATGAAGTGACAGACAAGGAAATCGAGCTGAGCTATATTTTCACACCGAGAAAATCTACAAAATAG
- a CDS encoding internalin: MSVLKKLAGLLFEETEAEVLAEDELEPIEIREKPKKTVTQPVTEENTHTQMESYFNPHAASMLKEAKKEEKKFVTIDLEEKPKEKEKEAIVLSEEPLRVKKPVKREEKKEFEFSPVISPIFGSSEEENKPKKKSAAPLPQRSKKKNPLGTIISPYYGINELEEFEAKAQEKIEEKEKLKKEELPEQEIEKYDLEEEIRSVPLEDMIEKTPSGDSDDLMQISLFGESTPIRSADDAIDKE, encoded by the coding sequence ATGTCAGTATTAAAAAAACTTGCCGGTCTTTTGTTTGAAGAAACAGAGGCTGAGGTTCTGGCTGAGGATGAGCTGGAGCCTATCGAAATCAGGGAAAAACCGAAAAAGACTGTAACGCAGCCGGTAACAGAGGAAAACACGCATACGCAGATGGAATCTTATTTCAATCCGCATGCGGCTTCCATGCTTAAGGAAGCGAAAAAAGAGGAAAAGAAATTTGTGACCATTGATCTGGAGGAAAAGCCAAAGGAGAAGGAAAAGGAAGCAATCGTCCTCAGTGAAGAACCGCTGCGTGTCAAAAAGCCGGTAAAACGGGAAGAAAAGAAGGAATTTGAATTTTCTCCTGTCATTTCTCCAATCTTTGGATCCAGTGAAGAGGAAAACAAGCCGAAGAAGAAAAGCGCAGCGCCGCTTCCGCAGCGGTCAAAGAAAAAAAATCCGCTGGGTACCATTATTTCTCCTTACTACGGAATCAATGAGCTGGAGGAGTTTGAGGCAAAGGCGCAGGAGAAAATCGAAGAAAAGGAAAAGCTGAAAAAAGAGGAGCTTCCAGAACAGGAAATAGAGAAATATGACCTGGAGGAAGAAATCCGCAGTGTACCGCTGGAGGATATGATAGAAAAGACGCCGAGCGGTGACAGCGATGATCTGATGCAGATTTCTCTGTTTGGAGAATCCACACCGATCCGCAGTGCTGATGATGCAATCGATAAAGAGTAA
- the trmB gene encoding tRNA (guanosine(46)-N7)-methyltransferase TrmB has protein sequence MRMRKLPWAEDFLKEQEVVLKDAAELAGSWKQKLKREELHVEIGTGKGDYWVNMAQKYPDIAWVGIEKNINVAALAVRKYTKLEQKPDNMLYIQGDAEEIDTWFAQGEVDVIHLNFSDPWPKKRAHKKRLSNHAFIARYAKILKADGEIQMKTDNSSLFEYSLIEFQEEGWKLKEVSVDYRREPHDEDVVTEYEHRFMEKGQPIYRAVFVKK, from the coding sequence ATGAGAATGCGAAAACTGCCCTGGGCGGAAGATTTTCTGAAAGAGCAGGAAGTCGTTTTGAAGGATGCCGCAGAGCTTGCCGGCAGTTGGAAACAGAAGCTGAAGCGCGAAGAGCTTCATGTGGAAATTGGAACTGGCAAAGGAGATTACTGGGTGAACATGGCCCAGAAATATCCGGATATCGCCTGGGTTGGAATTGAAAAGAATATCAATGTGGCTGCTCTGGCAGTACGCAAATATACCAAGCTGGAGCAGAAGCCGGATAATATGCTGTATATCCAAGGGGATGCCGAGGAGATCGACACCTGGTTTGCCCAGGGGGAAGTGGATGTGATTCACTTGAACTTTTCCGATCCCTGGCCGAAAAAGCGTGCCCACAAAAAGCGTTTATCCAATCATGCCTTTATTGCACGATATGCGAAAATCCTGAAGGCGGATGGAGAAATTCAGATGAAGACGGATAACAGCTCTCTGTTTGAATATTCTCTGATTGAATTTCAGGAGGAAGGCTGGAAGCTGAAGGAAGTCAGTGTCGATTACCGCCGGGAGCCGCATGATGAGGATGTCGTAACGGAATATGAGCATCGCTTTATGGAAAAGGGACAGCCAATCTATCGGGCGGTCTTTGTGAAAAAATAA
- the murC gene encoding UDP-N-acetylmuramate--L-alanine ligase: MHYHFIGIKGSGMASLATIVSDRGDEVSGSDIEKYIFTQKPLEERHIPITTFSEDHIHEGDIVIIGNAFDKSNPEVKKALSMDSVKTYWYHEFLGKLAKEYTSVSVAGTHGKTTTTGMLSHVMSLAAPTGYLIGDGTGEMPKDCRYFVLESCEYQRHFLAYTPEYAIITNIELDHVDYYKDMEDYCNAFETFANQIQKGVVLFGDDAAVRLLHVKTPHLYYGLQDDNDVQAVHIQQNENGMQFDVLYHKELFGHFELPFVGKPLLWNSLGVIAVGIMEGLSAQLLQEGLQSFPGVKRRFTVEENGDNVYIDDYAHHPTAVKYMIEAARIKYPGKKVIALFKPDRYSRIYYFMDRFAQELDQADEVYLCHFPENAAKEDGIDITIYDLADKCKKAEVINEDEAAAKLLAQRGPAVYLFMSSKDIYKLKNIVKTFQ; this comes from the coding sequence ATGCATTATCATTTCATTGGAATTAAAGGCAGCGGAATGGCTTCTCTTGCCACAATCGTAAGCGATCGCGGGGATGAGGTTAGCGGTTCCGACATCGAAAAGTATATATTCACACAAAAGCCGCTGGAGGAACGACATATTCCTATTACGACCTTTTCCGAGGATCATATTCATGAAGGAGATATCGTTATCATTGGCAATGCCTTTGATAAATCCAACCCGGAGGTAAAAAAGGCCCTGTCCATGGACTCGGTAAAAACCTACTGGTATCATGAGTTTCTCGGGAAGCTGGCAAAGGAATACACCTCGGTGTCTGTGGCAGGAACCCATGGCAAGACGACTACGACAGGGATGCTGTCCCATGTGATGAGTCTGGCAGCCCCAACCGGTTATCTGATTGGTGATGGAACCGGGGAAATGCCGAAGGACTGCCGCTATTTTGTGCTGGAATCCTGTGAATACCAGCGTCATTTTCTGGCGTATACACCGGAATATGCAATCATTACAAATATCGAGCTGGATCATGTGGACTATTATAAGGATATGGAAGATTACTGCAATGCGTTTGAAACCTTTGCCAATCAGATTCAAAAGGGCGTTGTCCTGTTTGGGGATGATGCAGCGGTACGTTTACTGCATGTCAAAACGCCGCATTTATATTACGGCTTACAGGATGATAACGACGTACAGGCAGTGCATATTCAGCAAAACGAAAACGGCATGCAGTTTGATGTGCTGTATCATAAGGAGCTGTTTGGACATTTTGAGCTACCCTTTGTCGGTAAGCCGCTATTGTGGAACAGCCTGGGCGTGATCGCTGTCGGTATTATGGAGGGACTCAGCGCACAGCTGCTGCAGGAGGGACTGCAGAGCTTTCCTGGTGTAAAACGCAGGTTTACCGTTGAAGAAAATGGGGATAATGTATATATCGATGATTATGCCCATCATCCTACCGCAGTGAAATATATGATTGAAGCAGCGCGTATCAAATATCCGGGAAAGAAGGTTATCGCCCTTTTTAAGCCGGATCGTTATTCCCGCATCTATTATTTTATGGATCGCTTTGCACAGGAGCTGGATCAGGCGGATGAGGTATATCTCTGTCATTTTCCGGAAAATGCGGCAAAGGAGGATGGAATCGATATCACGATATACGATCTTGCGGATAAATGCAAAAAAGCAGAGGTTATCAACGAGGATGAGGCTGCGGCGAAGCTGCTTGCACAGCGGGGTCCGGCCGTATATCTGTTCATGAGCAGCAAGGATATATACAAATTAAAGAATATTGTAAAAACTTTTCAATAG
- a CDS encoding tyrosine--tRNA ligase, with product MKLFDELKYRGLINDVTSPELEEKLNNGGLTFYIGTDPTGDSLHIGHYSSLLCAKRLKEHGHHPIMLVGGATGFIGDPKASGERNMLTKEVLEHNYQSLSKQIEELFGFEMVNNLDWTKDISVIDFLRDYGKYFNVSYMINKETVKRRLDAGISYTEFSYMILQALDFLHLYEDKGCTLQLGGQDQWGNITSGLELIRKKHGAEVECYGLTMPLITKADGTKFGKSESGTVWLDKKKTSAYEMYQFLVNSEDEKVIDYLKKLTFLSKEEIDALEEKVKTEPHFREAQKTLAKEVVTFLHGEEEYNKALKITNALFKGNIKDLDAGELHDALKGFEAAKIDDALTLTDTLVQAGIASSKREAREWINQGSIQVNGDKVKDVEFIVSSANAISEGRTLIKKGKRNYFVISQK from the coding sequence ATGAAATTATTTGATGAACTGAAATACCGCGGACTGATCAATGATGTGACCAGTCCGGAGCTGGAGGAGAAGCTGAACAACGGAGGGCTGACCTTCTACATCGGAACTGATCCGACCGGAGATTCCTTGCATATCGGACATTATTCATCCCTGCTGTGTGCAAAGCGGTTAAAGGAGCACGGCCATCATCCGATTATGCTGGTTGGCGGAGCGACCGGCTTTATCGGGGATCCGAAGGCAAGCGGAGAGCGCAATATGCTGACAAAGGAAGTGCTGGAGCATAACTACCAGAGCCTCAGCAAGCAGATTGAGGAGCTGTTCGGCTTTGAAATGGTTAATAATCTGGATTGGACGAAGGATATTTCAGTAATTGATTTTTTAAGAGACTATGGAAAATATTTCAATGTCAGCTACATGATCAATAAGGAAACCGTAAAGCGCCGTCTGGATGCCGGTATCAGCTACACGGAATTCTCCTATATGATTTTACAGGCACTGGACTTTCTGCATCTGTATGAGGATAAGGGCTGTACCCTGCAGCTGGGCGGCCAGGATCAGTGGGGCAATATCACCAGTGGTCTGGAGCTGATTCGTAAAAAGCATGGTGCTGAGGTGGAGTGCTATGGCCTGACGATGCCGCTGATTACCAAGGCGGATGGTACGAAGTTTGGAAAGAGTGAATCCGGTACGGTATGGCTGGATAAAAAGAAAACAAGCGCTTATGAAATGTATCAGTTTCTGGTTAATTCCGAGGATGAAAAGGTCATTGACTACCTGAAAAAGCTGACCTTCCTGAGCAAGGAGGAAATCGATGCACTGGAAGAAAAGGTCAAAACAGAACCGCATTTCAGAGAAGCACAGAAAACGCTGGCGAAGGAGGTTGTAACCTTCCTGCATGGGGAGGAGGAATACAACAAGGCATTGAAAATCACCAACGCCCTGTTTAAAGGAAACATCAAGGATTTGGATGCAGGAGAGCTGCACGATGCATTAAAGGGCTTTGAAGCTGCCAAAATCGATGATGCGCTGACCTTGACGGACACACTGGTGCAGGCAGGCATCGCTAGCAGTAAGCGGGAAGCCAGAGAGTGGATCAATCAGGGCTCTATTCAGGTGAATGGAGATAAGGTCAAGGATGTGGAATTCATCGTTTCTTCTGCGAATGCCATTTCAGAAGGACGCACACTGATCAAAAAGGGAAAACGGAATTACTTTGTGATATCACAGAAGTAA
- the rpsO gene encoding 30S ribosomal protein S15, protein MLLKSEKQAIMKEYARFEGDTGSPEVQVAVLTYRINQLTEHFKEHKHDYHSQRGLMKMVGRRRNLLAYLKNKDLNRYKELISRLGLRK, encoded by the coding sequence ATGTTATTAAAAAGCGAAAAACAGGCAATTATGAAAGAGTATGCACGTTTCGAAGGAGACACAGGTTCTCCAGAAGTACAGGTAGCTGTATTGACCTACAGAATCAACCAGCTGACAGAGCACTTCAAGGAGCACAAGCATGATTACCATTCTCAGCGCGGTCTGATGAAGATGGTTGGTCGTCGTAGAAACCTGCTGGCATACCTAAAGAATAAGGATCTGAACCGTTACAAGGAACTGATTTCTCGTTTAGGACTGCGTAAGTAG
- a CDS encoding histidine kinase, with the protein MGLDQLLELTSSVAGKALPICGVVVLIFLAIFVKHLIVLLKNANDAVVKLSKTLETTNRQLETLDKPLNTLNELSETVDCVHEASKHAVRSTLVAVIENFSSIKDWIFASMKKEDDHDEEDGVSE; encoded by the coding sequence ATGGGTTTAGATCAATTATTGGAATTAACGAGCAGTGTCGCCGGCAAGGCATTGCCAATTTGCGGCGTCGTTGTGCTGATTTTCCTTGCAATATTTGTCAAGCATCTGATTGTATTACTGAAAAATGCAAATGATGCCGTGGTGAAGCTGTCAAAGACGCTGGAGACGACGAACCGGCAATTAGAAACACTGGACAAGCCGTTAAATACGCTGAATGAGCTGAGTGAAACGGTAGACTGTGTTCACGAGGCGAGCAAGCATGCGGTACGTTCCACTCTGGTAGCTGTCATAGAGAATTTTTCTTCCATCAAGGACTGGATATTTGCCAGTATGAAGAAGGAAGACGATCATGATGAAGAGGATGGAGTGAGTGAATAA
- the pnp gene encoding polyribonucleotide nucleotidyltransferase, which yields MAKQVFRLDFCGRGLTVETGEVAKQAGGAVLVRYDDTVVLSTATASKQAKEGIDFFPLTVLFEEKLYSVGKIPGGFLRREGRPSEHATLTARMIDRPIRPLFADGFRNEVQVVNTVLSVDQDCTPEMTAMFGASLALCVSDIPFNGPIAGVMVGRVDGEYIINPTPEQLEKSDINLTVAGTKYAVNMVESGAKEVSEEAMLGAIMFGHEHIKQLVAFQEEIAAAVGKEKMEVKLYTVDEDIDREVRAQFEQAIRDAVSIEKKLERYGKIDELTEEAVAVFDAKEYENEAAKAKALKQVKQICHSIEADEVRRLIIEDKVRPDGRKIDEIRPLDSQVDILPRAHGSALFTRGETQVLSVTTLGPMNDNQIIDDLTEVETKRFMHHYNFPPYSVGETGRMGSPGRREIGHGALGERALSQVLPSVEDFPYTIRTVAEVTESNGSSSQASICAGTMSLMAAGVPIKAPVAGIAMGLIMDEENGKYTVLTDIQGMEDHFGDMDFKVAGTSEGITALQMDIKVTGITKEVFEEALAQAKIARAQILENMMTAISEPREDVGKYAPKIEQFYIDPEKIREVIGPNGKMINKIIEASDDVKIDIEDDGHVVIYHMDRAAINHAADMIRDIVREAKVGDIYEGKVVRIEKFGAFVNLFPGTDGLLHISKINHERVNKVEDVLNIGDTVRVKVTEIDDRGRVNVSAKALLPRPRPEKKEETKAETASPAPAAEDNKEA from the coding sequence GTGGCGAAACAGGTATTTCGTTTAGATTTCTGTGGGCGTGGGCTCACAGTCGAAACTGGTGAAGTGGCAAAACAGGCAGGTGGAGCTGTCCTGGTCAGATATGATGACACCGTTGTATTATCTACAGCTACAGCCAGCAAGCAGGCGAAGGAGGGCATTGACTTCTTTCCGCTGACCGTTTTATTTGAAGAAAAGCTGTATTCTGTTGGTAAGATTCCCGGTGGATTTTTACGCAGAGAGGGAAGACCGAGCGAGCATGCGACGCTGACGGCCCGTATGATTGACCGTCCGATCCGTCCATTGTTTGCGGATGGCTTCCGCAATGAGGTACAGGTTGTGAATACGGTATTATCCGTAGATCAGGACTGTACGCCGGAAATGACGGCAATGTTTGGGGCATCCCTGGCACTGTGTGTTTCCGATATCCCGTTCAACGGGCCGATTGCCGGTGTTATGGTCGGACGCGTGGATGGGGAATACATCATCAACCCGACTCCGGAGCAGCTGGAGAAAAGTGATATTAACCTGACGGTTGCCGGAACAAAATATGCCGTGAATATGGTAGAGTCCGGTGCGAAGGAAGTAAGCGAGGAGGCAATGCTGGGTGCCATCATGTTCGGTCATGAGCACATCAAGCAGCTTGTAGCCTTCCAGGAAGAAATCGCAGCAGCCGTAGGAAAAGAAAAGATGGAGGTAAAGCTGTATACCGTGGACGAGGACATCGACCGCGAGGTACGTGCGCAGTTTGAACAGGCGATACGTGATGCAGTATCCATCGAAAAGAAGCTGGAACGCTATGGAAAAATCGATGAGCTGACAGAGGAAGCTGTCGCTGTATTCGATGCAAAGGAATATGAAAATGAAGCCGCTAAGGCAAAGGCGCTCAAGCAGGTAAAACAAATCTGCCACAGTATTGAGGCAGATGAGGTGCGTCGCTTGATCATTGAAGATAAGGTGCGTCCGGACGGCCGTAAAATTGATGAAATTCGTCCGCTGGACTCTCAGGTTGACATTCTGCCAAGAGCACACGGCAGTGCGCTGTTCACCCGTGGCGAAACGCAGGTATTAAGCGTTACAACGCTGGGGCCGATGAATGACAATCAGATTATTGACGATTTGACAGAGGTGGAGACGAAGCGCTTCATGCATCACTATAACTTCCCGCCGTATTCCGTAGGGGAAACAGGGCGTATGGGAAGTCCTGGCCGTCGTGAGATCGGTCATGGTGCATTAGGAGAGCGTGCACTATCTCAGGTACTGCCAAGTGTTGAGGATTTCCCTTACACGATCCGTACCGTTGCCGAGGTAACGGAATCCAACGGTTCCTCCTCTCAGGCATCCATCTGTGCCGGAACGATGTCGTTAATGGCAGCCGGTGTACCAATTAAGGCGCCGGTGGCTGGTATTGCGATGGGTCTGATCATGGATGAGGAAAACGGAAAATACACCGTACTGACCGATATCCAGGGTATGGAGGATCACTTCGGTGATATGGACTTCAAGGTTGCCGGAACAAGCGAGGGTATCACGGCACTGCAGATGGATATCAAGGTGACGGGAATCACAAAGGAAGTATTTGAAGAGGCTCTTGCACAGGCGAAGATCGCACGTGCACAGATTCTGGAAAACATGATGACGGCAATCAGTGAACCGCGTGAGGATGTCGGCAAATACGCTCCGAAGATTGAGCAGTTCTATATCGATCCGGAAAAGATTCGTGAGGTTATCGGGCCAAATGGTAAGATGATCAATAAAATCATCGAGGCAAGCGATGATGTCAAGATTGATATCGAGGATGACGGACATGTGGTAATCTATCATATGGATCGCGCGGCTATCAATCACGCAGCGGATATGATCCGTGATATCGTACGCGAAGCCAAGGTTGGAGATATTTACGAGGGCAAGGTTGTCCGTATTGAAAAATTCGGAGCATTTGTCAATCTGTTCCCGGGTACAGACGGACTGCTGCACATTTCCAAAATCAATCATGAGCGTGTCAACAAGGTTGAGGATGTATTGAACATTGGTGATACGGTTCGTGTCAAGGTTACGGAAATCGATGACCGCGGCCGCGTGAATGTCAGTGCGAAGGCACTGCTTCCTAGACCAAGACCGGAAAAGAAGGAAGAAACAAAGGCGGAGACTGCAAGTCCTGCACCTGCTGCGGAAGATAACAAGGAAGCATAA
- a CDS encoding thioredoxin yields MKEYMTALHSMEEFKEAAAKEGVHIFTFSANWCPDCRFIEPFMPKLVEAYSDYKFYYVDRDENIDICQALMVMGIPSFVAYKDGQESGRFVSKLRKTEKEINDFLAAQK; encoded by the coding sequence ATGAAAGAATATATGACTGCATTACATTCCATGGAGGAATTCAAAGAAGCTGCCGCAAAGGAAGGCGTTCATATTTTTACGTTTTCTGCCAACTGGTGTCCGGACTGCCGCTTCATTGAGCCGTTTATGCCGAAGCTGGTAGAGGCCTACAGCGATTACAAATTTTACTACGTCGACCGCGATGAAAATATCGATATCTGTCAGGCGCTTATGGTAATGGGAATCCCAAGCTTTGTAGCCTATAAGGATGGACAGGAATCCGGCCGCTTTGTTTCCAAGCTGAGAAAAACTGAAAAAGAGATCAACGACTTTCTGGCTGCCCAGAAATAG
- the pepV gene encoding dipeptidase PepV, which translates to MNWLTELETYKDAFIQDLRGLIAIPSVRDDKTKAANAPFGAGCRKALDYMLELGKREGFQIKDYDGYAGVIAYGEGEESVGVLAHLDIVPIGEGWSRDPFGGEIVDGYMFGRGTLDDKGPAMAGFYALKMLKDKGIRLNRKVMLILGCDEESGMECMEYYKQHGEIPTLGFTPDADFPVIYGEKGGLHVEMSGSCDTVIASMRAGERSNIVIGQASAQVKDWKNEYLDAFLFYLRAFGLKGSVETLDENMATLHMEGVFAHAAMPYNGVNAALHLLNFIGCTYGDKFAHDTYAMLKDWQGKPLGIDMDGAYMGFLTMNTGIVNIENNVASITIDIRYPNDADPECIMQGFHETAKALDYPLDIQIKKNTKPLFVDPKSELVQTLSGVYQDYTKDTFTPNMTIGGGTYAKKFENFVAFGPELPNRKQPEHLFIGGCHQKDEAVLVDDLMRAVAIYTAAVEQLAK; encoded by the coding sequence ATGAACTGGTTAACGGAATTGGAAACGTACAAGGATGCGTTTATCCAAGACCTGAGAGGTCTGATTGCCATCCCGTCAGTGAGGGATGACAAAACAAAGGCTGCGAATGCGCCATTCGGGGCAGGCTGCAGAAAAGCACTGGATTATATGCTGGAACTTGGAAAAAGAGAAGGCTTTCAGATAAAGGATTACGACGGCTATGCCGGAGTCATCGCATATGGCGAGGGTGAGGAAAGTGTCGGTGTTCTGGCACATCTGGATATCGTGCCAATCGGTGAAGGCTGGAGCAGGGATCCCTTTGGCGGTGAAATTGTGGACGGCTATATGTTTGGCCGTGGAACGCTGGATGACAAGGGGCCTGCCATGGCCGGCTTTTATGCGCTCAAAATGCTGAAGGATAAGGGGATCAGGCTGAACCGCAAGGTCATGCTGATTCTGGGCTGTGATGAGGAAAGCGGTATGGAGTGCATGGAATATTATAAACAGCATGGAGAAATCCCGACACTTGGCTTTACACCGGATGCGGACTTTCCTGTAATCTATGGAGAAAAGGGCGGTCTGCATGTTGAAATGAGCGGAAGCTGTGATACAGTGATAGCAAGCATGCGTGCTGGAGAGCGCAGCAATATCGTAATCGGACAGGCGAGTGCCCAGGTTAAGGATTGGAAGAATGAATACCTGGATGCCTTTCTGTTTTATCTGCGTGCCTTTGGTTTGAAGGGAAGCGTAGAGACGCTTGACGAGAATATGGCGACGCTGCATATGGAGGGCGTTTTTGCACATGCTGCCATGCCATACAACGGTGTGAACGCGGCGCTGCATCTGTTAAACTTTATCGGCTGTACCTATGGCGATAAGTTCGCACATGATACGTATGCGATGCTGAAGGACTGGCAGGGAAAACCGCTTGGAATTGATATGGACGGGGCCTATATGGGATTTTTAACCATGAATACAGGAATCGTAAATATAGAAAACAATGTAGCAAGCATTACCATTGATATCCGTTATCCTAACGATGCGGATCCTGAATGTATTATGCAGGGCTTTCACGAAACAGCGAAAGCATTGGACTACCCACTGGATATACAAATAAAGAAAAACACAAAGCCGTTGTTTGTTGATCCAAAGTCAGAGCTGGTACAGACACTGAGCGGTGTATATCAGGACTATACAAAGGATACCTTTACGCCAAATATGACAATCGGCGGCGGAACCTATGCAAAGAAATTTGAAAATTTTGTGGCTTTTGGTCCAGAATTACCAAATAGGAAGCAGCCGGAGCACCTGTTCATCGGCGGCTGTCACCAAAAGGATGAGGCGGTCCTGGTCGATGACCTGATGCGTGCTGTGGCCATCTATACGGCTGCGGTAGAGCAGCTCGCCAAGTAA
- a CDS encoding dipicolinate synthase subunit B has product MENKRILFGICGSFCNHAAVLEQLTALCERNDVTAVVSENVYRCSTRFFDREVFLGKVKDVTKHDIIHTIVEAEKVGPSNAYDIMVIAPMTATVAAKMAHGIYDHPVTLSAKAMIRNQRNVVFGIATNDGLGISGANIFSLLNMKHFYVIPFRQDAPFNKERSIVSDWKLLEPAMDQALEHRQLQPILLGGR; this is encoded by the coding sequence ATGGAAAATAAACGGATTCTGTTTGGCATCTGCGGCTCGTTTTGTAATCATGCGGCAGTTCTTGAACAGCTGACAGCTCTGTGTGAGCGCAATGACGTTACGGCTGTCGTGAGTGAAAATGTCTATCGCTGCTCCACGCGTTTCTTTGACAGGGAGGTATTCCTGGGAAAAGTAAAGGATGTGACAAAACATGACATCATCCATACGATTGTAGAAGCAGAGAAAGTTGGCCCGTCCAATGCATATGATATAATGGTGATCGCTCCCATGACAGCCACGGTGGCAGCAAAGATGGCGCATGGTATTTACGATCATCCGGTTACACTGTCTGCAAAGGCGATGATCCGCAACCAGCGCAATGTCGTATTCGGTATTGCGACAAATGACGGACTGGGAATCAGTGGAGCGAATATATTTTCACTGCTTAATATGAAGCACTTTTATGTGATTCCGTTCCGACAGGATGCGCCCTTCAATAAGGAGCGCAGCATCGTGTCTGACTGGAAGCTACTGGAGCCCGCGATGGATCAGGCACTGGAACACAGACAGCTGCAGCCAATCTTACTGGGAGGCAGATAG